A window of Castor canadensis chromosome 10, mCasCan1.hap1v2, whole genome shotgun sequence contains these coding sequences:
- the Sntn gene encoding sentan, protein MGGCMHSAQDRTIHSEEEPGPCAAPTSTLACRKMPKSISIPKQLASIKALQEGSDLEKAIATVALIFRNSSDPDGKLEKATAKNLLQTQFRNFTAEQETKPNYQEILSELDEHTENKLDFEDFMILLLSITVMSDLLQNIWSINIMK, encoded by the exons ATGGGAGGCTGTATGCACAGTGCCCAGGACCGCACAATCCACTCGGAAGAGGAGCCTGGTCCTTGTGCTGCACCAACGTCTACTTTAGCATGTAGGAAAATGCCCAAAAG CATTTCAATACCCAAGCAACTGGCTTCAATAAAAG ctttgcaggagggctcagatcTGGAGAAGGCCATTGCCACAGTTGCTCTGATTTTCAGAAACTCCTCTGACCCTGATGGAAAACTTGAAAAAGCTACTGCCAAAAATCTGCTGCAAACCCAATTTAGGAATTTCACAGCG GAACAAGAAACTAAGCCAAACTACCAAGAAATCCTTTCTGAACTTGATGAACACACAGAAAATAAGCTGGATTTTGAGGACTTCATGATCTTACTCCTAAGCATCACAGTCATGTCAGATCTACTACAGAATATATGGAgtataaatattatgaaataa